One Cellulomonas sp. Y8 DNA segment encodes these proteins:
- a CDS encoding GNAT family N-acetyltransferase yields MSEQRREHTVRPAEPRDAAGIAAVHVRTWQHAYAGLVPDSYLSSLDVDRRTEVWQRDLAHGSRLRAWVATLEPEEVVGFISLGPALDEDAERSALQVYALYLDHGMWGSGVARELLRTAMQDVPPRIPVTLWVFADNERARHFYRRHGFQPDGTERTEDVGGADLLEVRYRRR; encoded by the coding sequence ATGAGCGAGCAGCGCCGCGAGCACACGGTCCGGCCCGCCGAGCCCCGGGACGCCGCCGGCATCGCCGCCGTGCACGTCCGGACGTGGCAGCACGCGTACGCGGGCCTCGTCCCCGACAGCTACCTCTCCTCCCTCGACGTCGACCGGCGCACCGAGGTCTGGCAGCGCGACCTCGCGCACGGGAGCCGGCTGCGCGCGTGGGTCGCGACCCTCGAGCCCGAGGAGGTCGTCGGGTTCATCTCCCTCGGCCCCGCCCTCGACGAGGACGCCGAACGCTCCGCGCTGCAGGTGTACGCCCTCTACCTCGACCACGGGATGTGGGGGTCCGGCGTCGCGCGCGAGCTCCTGCGCACCGCCATGCAGGACGTCCCGCCGCGCATCCCCGTCACGCTCTGGGTGTTCGCCGACAACGAGCGCGCCCGGCACTTCTACCGCCGGCACGGCTTCCAGCCCGACGGCACCGAGCGCACCGAGGACGTCGGCGGCGCCGACCTGCTCGAGGTCCGCTACCGCCGGCGCTGA
- a CDS encoding STAS domain-containing protein, with translation MVAHLEGEVDAATAPTLVAGLSEALKAVPPRGTLVVDGSGLLRLGPVAALHIARLRRRAENAGVQLRVVPPRDGRPEMRAEVAGTSM, from the coding sequence GTGGTCGCGCACCTCGAGGGCGAGGTCGACGCCGCCACGGCCCCGACGCTGGTCGCCGGGCTGAGCGAGGCGCTGAAGGCCGTCCCGCCGCGCGGGACGCTCGTCGTCGACGGCTCCGGCCTGCTGCGGCTGGGACCGGTGGCCGCGCTGCACATCGCCCGGCTGCGGCGGCGCGCCGAGAACGCCGGAGTCCAGCTCCGGGTGGTCCCGCCCCGGGACGGCCGCCCCGAGATGCGCGCGGAGGTCGCCGGCACGAGCATGTGA
- a CDS encoding thiamine-phosphate kinase yields the protein MTDRAAPDLSDAAGPTVADLSEDGLLARIFPHLPAGDRTLLGPGDDAAVLAAPDGRFVVSTDVLVEDRHFRRAWSSGEDVGWRAAMQNLADVAAMGARPTAIVVSLVVPGDLPVAWVEGLARGLGAACATVGAGVVGGDLSGGASVVVAVTVHGDLAGADPVLRSGARPGDVVALAGTVGRSAAGLALLDAGCADADPAVVAVHRRPQPPLAAGPAAAAGGATAMLDVSDGLLRDGERLAAASGVVLDLDDPADALGDDLDALAVAAAALGTDPVGWVLGGGEDHGLLATFPAAAALPEEFRRIGVVAEAGAGADGAAGTVLVGGARPVVATGWEHFRR from the coding sequence GTGACCGACCGCGCCGCCCCCGACCTGTCCGACGCCGCCGGCCCCACCGTGGCGGACCTGTCCGAGGACGGCCTGCTCGCGCGGATCTTCCCGCACCTCCCCGCCGGCGACCGCACGCTGCTCGGGCCGGGCGACGACGCCGCCGTGCTCGCCGCCCCGGACGGGCGGTTCGTCGTGTCGACCGACGTCCTCGTCGAGGACCGGCACTTCCGGCGCGCGTGGTCCAGCGGCGAGGACGTCGGCTGGCGCGCCGCCATGCAGAACCTCGCCGACGTCGCCGCGATGGGCGCCCGGCCGACCGCGATCGTCGTGTCGCTGGTCGTCCCCGGCGACCTGCCCGTCGCGTGGGTCGAGGGCCTGGCGCGCGGGCTCGGCGCGGCGTGCGCGACCGTCGGGGCCGGCGTCGTCGGCGGTGACCTGTCCGGGGGTGCGTCCGTCGTCGTCGCGGTGACCGTGCACGGCGACCTCGCGGGGGCCGACCCGGTCCTGCGCTCCGGCGCCCGGCCCGGGGACGTCGTCGCGCTCGCGGGGACGGTGGGCCGCTCGGCCGCGGGGCTCGCGCTCCTCGACGCGGGGTGCGCGGACGCCGACCCGGCGGTCGTCGCCGTCCACCGCCGCCCGCAGCCGCCCCTCGCGGCGGGCCCAGCCGCCGCGGCAGGCGGCGCCACCGCGATGCTCGACGTCTCGGACGGGCTGCTGCGCGACGGCGAGCGGCTGGCCGCGGCGAGCGGCGTCGTGCTGGACCTCGACGACCCGGCGGACGCCCTCGGCGACGACCTCGACGCCCTGGCCGTGGCCGCCGCCGCCCTCGGCACCGACCCGGTCGGCTGGGTGCTGGGCGGGGGCGAGGACCACGGCCTGCTCGCGACGTTCCCCGCGGCGGCCGCGCTGCCGGAGGAGTTCCGTCGGATCGGCGTGGTGGCCGAGGCCGGTGCGGGCGCGGACGGCGCGGCGGGCACGGTGCTCGTCGGCGGCGCGCGGCCGGTGGTCGCGACCGGCTGGGAGCACTTCCGGCGCTAG
- a CDS encoding family 43 glycosylhydrolase: MEGPTVVARDGRYHLLYSANDYGSADYGVGWAVADALIGPWTKPRDEPLMRSSPEAAGPGHGCVVTADDGATWYVHHAWPPDAVGSTFPGRQMWLTPLDWDGDGVPVLDGPAVAVGRHP, from the coding sequence GTGGAAGGCCCGACCGTGGTCGCCCGCGACGGCCGCTACCACCTGCTCTACTCGGCCAACGACTACGGGTCCGCGGACTACGGCGTCGGCTGGGCGGTCGCCGACGCGCTCATCGGGCCGTGGACCAAGCCGCGGGACGAGCCGCTCATGCGCTCGTCGCCCGAGGCGGCGGGACCCGGGCACGGGTGCGTCGTGACGGCCGACGACGGGGCGACCTGGTACGTGCACCACGCCTGGCCGCCGGACGCGGTGGGCTCGACCTTCCCGGGCCGGCAGATGTGGCTGACCCCGCTGGACTGGGACGGGGACGGCGTGCCCGTGCTGGACGGGCCCGCGGTCGCGGTGGGCCGGCACCCGTGA
- a CDS encoding carbohydrate ABC transporter permease: MVASTAAFALARMPFRGRGLVFGVIVSTLFLPAFVFLMPNYLMIDRLGWTDSVWALVVPGAAGAFGVFFLRQFMVNLPVELEEAAALDGANQWAVFRRVVLPNTRPALATLAVLAFLGNWNDYIWPVYVLFSPERLTLPAGLRLLQGAYVTDYPSIMAGAVVASVPVIVLFVLTQRFVIEGVARSGLKG; this comes from the coding sequence GTGGTCGCCTCGACGGCGGCGTTCGCGCTGGCGCGGATGCCGTTCCGGGGGCGCGGCCTGGTGTTCGGCGTCATCGTGTCGACGCTGTTCCTGCCGGCGTTCGTGTTCCTCATGCCGAACTACCTGATGATCGACCGGCTCGGCTGGACGGACTCGGTGTGGGCGCTCGTCGTCCCGGGCGCCGCGGGGGCGTTCGGGGTGTTCTTCCTCCGGCAGTTCATGGTGAACCTGCCGGTCGAGCTGGAGGAGGCCGCGGCGCTCGACGGCGCCAACCAGTGGGCCGTATTCCGGCGGGTGGTCCTGCCGAACACCCGGCCCGCGCTCGCGACGCTCGCCGTGCTCGCGTTCCTCGGGAACTGGAACGACTACATCTGGCCGGTCTACGTGCTGTTCAGCCCGGAACGGCTCACCCTGCCCGCGGGGCTCCGGCTGCTCCAGGGCGCCTACGTGACGGACTACCCGTCGATCATGGCCGGCGCGGTCGTCGCGTCGGTCCCGGTCATCGTCCTGTTCGTCCTGACGCAGCGGTTCGTCATCGAGGGCGTCGCGCGCAGCGGGCTGAAGGGGTGA
- the rpmB gene encoding 50S ribosomal protein L28, giving the protein MAANCDVCAKGPSFGHSISHSHVRTKRRWNPNIQRVRVVVAGTPKRLNVCTSCLKAGKVQRAV; this is encoded by the coding sequence GTGGCTGCCAACTGCGACGTCTGCGCCAAGGGCCCGAGCTTCGGGCACAGCATCTCGCACTCGCACGTGCGCACCAAGCGCCGCTGGAACCCGAACATCCAGCGCGTGCGCGTGGTGGTCGCGGGCACCCCGAAGCGCCTCAACGTCTGCACCTCGTGCCTCAAGGCCGGCAAGGTCCAGCGCGCCGTCTGA
- a CDS encoding NAD(P)H-dependent glycerol-3-phosphate dehydrogenase, translating into MTRAAVLGAGAWGTTFAAVLADAGCDVTVWGRDAAVCEAIARDHRNERYLPGIDLPERVTGEADPAAAVAGADVVAVAVPSQSARAVLTPLADVLAPGAVAVSLMKGVELTTDRRMSEVMGEALGLPAERLAVLSGPNLAAEIAARQPTATVVASADAGTAERVAAACASGYFRPYTNDDVVGVELCGAVKNVIALAVGISQGRGLGYNTMATVITRGLVEITRLGLALGAKAETFPGLAGMGDLMATCASPDSRNHRLGLAVGRGLSLDEAVAATGGTAEGVKSSRSVLDLAERVGVEMPITAAVVQVLHEGLPVDALAPLLLGRPRKAEGV; encoded by the coding sequence GTGACCCGCGCCGCCGTCCTCGGGGCCGGCGCCTGGGGCACCACGTTCGCCGCCGTCCTCGCCGACGCGGGGTGCGACGTCACCGTCTGGGGCCGCGACGCGGCCGTGTGCGAGGCCATCGCCCGCGACCACCGCAACGAGCGCTACCTGCCCGGGATCGACCTGCCCGAGCGCGTGACGGGGGAGGCCGACCCGGCCGCCGCCGTCGCGGGGGCGGACGTCGTCGCGGTCGCCGTGCCGTCCCAGTCCGCGCGCGCCGTGCTGACCCCGCTCGCCGACGTGCTCGCGCCGGGCGCGGTCGCCGTGTCGCTGATGAAGGGCGTCGAGCTCACCACCGACCGGCGGATGAGCGAGGTCATGGGGGAGGCGCTGGGCCTGCCTGCCGAGCGCCTCGCCGTCCTGTCCGGGCCGAACCTGGCCGCCGAGATCGCCGCGCGCCAGCCCACCGCCACCGTCGTGGCCTCGGCGGACGCCGGCACCGCCGAGCGGGTCGCCGCCGCGTGCGCGTCGGGGTACTTCCGGCCGTACACGAACGACGACGTCGTGGGCGTCGAGCTGTGCGGCGCCGTGAAGAACGTCATCGCGCTGGCCGTGGGCATCTCCCAGGGGCGCGGGCTCGGCTACAACACGATGGCGACCGTGATCACGCGGGGCCTGGTGGAGATCACGCGGCTCGGCCTGGCGCTGGGCGCGAAGGCCGAGACCTTCCCCGGTCTGGCGGGCATGGGCGACCTGATGGCGACCTGCGCCTCCCCCGACTCGCGGAACCACCGGCTGGGCCTGGCCGTCGGTCGCGGGCTGTCGCTCGACGAGGCCGTGGCGGCGACCGGCGGCACGGCCGAGGGCGTGAAGTCGTCCCGGTCCGTGCTCGACCTGGCCGAGCGCGTCGGCGTCGAGATGCCGATCACCGCCGCCGTCGTGCAGGTGCTGCACGAGGGGCTGCCCGTCGACGCGCTCGCCCCGCTGCTGCTCGGCCGGCCCCGCAAGGCCGAGGGCGTCTAG
- a CDS encoding ANTAR domain-containing protein, with protein sequence MSAVAQPGTPDDPVQVTGSGAWRAGALDEIQELLVSSVPVDSLLDAIVGHAARRAGGSAAITVRLGRTTAVAAASDALAAACDRAEQEAGEGPCLDASREQRRITVPDVHDDARWPAWREATLAAGFCATAALPAARHAEVDVDLAIDLYHPQPPGEWDEDVLGDVARFADDAARAVAVAARAQEQRRTNEDLRSAMAARAVIDQALGVVMAQNRCGPEEAFDILRRASQTRNQKMRDLAAAIVASVSGQEPHSPHDFQERPRR encoded by the coding sequence ATGAGCGCCGTGGCGCAGCCCGGCACGCCCGACGACCCCGTGCAGGTCACGGGGTCGGGGGCGTGGCGTGCCGGGGCCCTCGACGAGATCCAGGAGCTCCTGGTCTCGTCGGTGCCCGTCGACTCCCTGCTCGACGCCATCGTCGGGCACGCCGCCCGGCGCGCCGGGGGCTCGGCCGCGATCACCGTCCGGCTCGGGCGCACGACGGCCGTGGCGGCGGCGTCGGACGCGCTCGCCGCGGCGTGCGACCGTGCGGAGCAGGAGGCCGGCGAGGGGCCGTGCCTCGACGCCTCCCGCGAGCAGCGCCGGATCACCGTCCCCGACGTCCACGACGACGCGCGGTGGCCGGCCTGGCGCGAGGCCACCCTCGCCGCGGGGTTCTGCGCCACGGCCGCGCTCCCGGCCGCCCGGCACGCCGAGGTCGACGTGGACCTCGCGATCGACCTGTACCACCCGCAGCCGCCGGGCGAGTGGGACGAGGACGTCCTCGGGGACGTCGCCCGGTTCGCGGACGACGCCGCCCGGGCGGTCGCGGTGGCGGCGCGCGCCCAGGAGCAGCGCCGCACCAACGAGGACCTCCGCAGCGCGATGGCGGCCCGCGCCGTCATCGACCAGGCGCTCGGAGTGGTCATGGCCCAGAACCGGTGCGGGCCCGAGGAGGCGTTCGACATCCTCCGCCGGGCCTCGCAGACCCGGAACCAGAAGATGCGCGACCTCGCCGCCGCGATCGTCGCGTCGGTCTCCGGCCAGGAGCCGCACAGCCCGCACGACTTCCAGGAGCGGCCGCGCCGCTGA
- a CDS encoding DUF3515 family protein produces the protein MSRSPRRRPVRTAAGTAALALAGVPLLAGCASTVGVAVAPDAADPACARVVLALPEQLGDGLAELRTTSQATWAWGDPTDPVTLRCGVAVPGPTTEQCVTMETASGTSIDWLVRADAEPADAGAGPDDEGADDGDGAGPATADPGATADPTADPSSGEDPSSGADALLDPGSSDWTFLTYGRDPAVEVHVPAAVVAERSTSFLDALSPAIAQVEATRACL, from the coding sequence GTGAGCCGCTCCCCCCGCCGACGCCCCGTCCGCACCGCCGCCGGGACGGCCGCGCTGGCGCTGGCCGGCGTCCCGCTCCTCGCGGGGTGCGCGTCGACCGTCGGGGTCGCGGTGGCCCCCGACGCGGCGGACCCGGCGTGCGCGCGGGTGGTGCTGGCGCTGCCCGAGCAGCTCGGCGACGGGCTGGCCGAGCTCCGCACGACGAGCCAGGCGACCTGGGCGTGGGGCGACCCGACGGACCCGGTGACGCTGCGCTGCGGCGTGGCGGTGCCCGGCCCGACGACCGAGCAGTGCGTGACGATGGAGACGGCGAGCGGGACCAGCATCGACTGGCTGGTGCGGGCCGACGCGGAGCCCGCGGACGCCGGCGCCGGCCCCGACGACGAGGGCGCCGACGACGGCGACGGAGCCGGCCCGGCGACCGCCGACCCCGGCGCGACGGCCGACCCCACCGCGGACCCGTCGTCCGGCGAGGACCCGTCGTCCGGCGCGGACGCGCTGCTCGACCCCGGCTCGTCCGACTGGACGTTCCTGACCTACGGCCGCGACCCCGCGGTGGAGGTGCACGTCCCGGCGGCGGTGGTCGCGGAGCGGTCGACGTCGTTCCTTGACGCGCTCAGCCCCGCGATCGCCCAGGTCGAGGCGACCCGCGCCTGCCTCTGA
- a CDS encoding 1-acyl-sn-glycerol-3-phosphate acyltransferase has protein sequence MHPPRANRSYRNIARVLRPVLYAITRRDWRGAEHLPAGTGFIAAGNHMTNVDPVTFAHYLYDNGVAPKILAKSSLFGVPVLGWVLRTSGQIPVYRNTSKAGDSLRAAEAALAAGECVAVFPEGTLTRDPDLWPMVAKTGVARLALTSRVPVVPIAQWGAQDLLGRYKKLFKPIPPKKVTVVAGPPVDLSDLYDRPLDAATLREATGRVMAAITALLADVRGGTPPAQPYDMRRPGGASTDLT, from the coding sequence GTGCATCCCCCCCGTGCGAACCGGTCCTACCGCAACATCGCCCGCGTGCTGCGCCCCGTGCTGTACGCGATCACGCGGCGCGACTGGCGGGGCGCCGAGCACCTGCCGGCCGGAACCGGCTTCATCGCCGCCGGGAACCACATGACGAACGTCGACCCGGTCACGTTCGCGCACTACCTCTACGACAACGGGGTGGCGCCGAAGATCCTCGCGAAGTCGTCGCTGTTCGGCGTGCCGGTCCTCGGCTGGGTCCTGCGCACGTCGGGGCAGATCCCCGTCTACCGGAACACCTCGAAGGCGGGCGACTCGCTGCGCGCCGCCGAGGCCGCCCTCGCCGCGGGTGAGTGCGTCGCGGTGTTCCCGGAGGGCACGCTGACCCGCGACCCGGACCTGTGGCCGATGGTGGCCAAGACCGGCGTCGCTCGCCTGGCGCTCACCTCGCGCGTGCCCGTCGTCCCGATCGCCCAGTGGGGCGCCCAGGACCTGCTCGGGCGGTACAAGAAGCTCTTCAAGCCGATCCCGCCCAAGAAGGTCACGGTCGTCGCCGGACCCCCGGTCGACCTGTCCGACCTCTACGACCGGCCGCTCGACGCCGCGACGCTCCGCGAGGCCACCGGCCGCGTCATGGCCGCGATCACCGCCCTGCTCGCCGACGTGCGGGGCGGGACGCCGCCGGCGCAGCCGTACGACATGCGGCGCCCGGGCGGCGCGTCGACGGACCTCACGTGA
- a CDS encoding ABC transporter substrate-binding protein, producing the protein MSQPVPAPARPRPGAQPRPAGLSRRGFLAGLSAVGLGATVAACSSGSPSPSGTARGGVVDLTFWNGFTGGDGPVMQDLVDRFNAEHEGVAVKMTTMEWADFHAKLPAALTSGQGPHIAIQHLDSLPTSAARGLLLPLDDLAEDLALTADDFIRPVWDAGIYAGERYGIPLDVHPLGFFCNTAVMADAGLDPADPPMDRASYEAALDALLAHGVAGHWMSPHTFTGGQTLQSLIWQFGGDLLDADGATAAWAQDEGVEALSWMVDAVHRGWSARDVGQDADIIALQNGQAAFNWNGIWSINTLDEISGLEWDVRRLPRIGSVDAAWAGSHNFVLTKQKGTTDDQLEAARTFVNWVSQQSAAWAVGGQVPARRSARESAEFRALAPQAAIAEQADDLRFPPSIPGIGDAIGELYTALNEAVLLVKEPREALADAAARADQVLADNRDRYGA; encoded by the coding sequence GTGAGCCAGCCCGTCCCTGCCCCCGCGCGCCCGCGTCCGGGTGCACAGCCCCGACCCGCCGGCCTGTCCCGCCGCGGCTTCCTCGCCGGCCTGAGCGCCGTCGGCCTCGGCGCGACCGTCGCCGCCTGCTCGAGCGGCAGCCCGTCGCCGTCGGGCACCGCGCGCGGCGGGGTCGTCGACCTCACCTTCTGGAACGGCTTCACGGGCGGCGACGGGCCCGTGATGCAGGACCTCGTCGACCGGTTCAACGCGGAGCACGAGGGCGTCGCGGTGAAGATGACGACGATGGAGTGGGCCGACTTCCACGCCAAGCTGCCCGCCGCGCTCACCTCCGGGCAGGGCCCGCACATCGCGATCCAGCACCTCGACTCGCTGCCCACGTCCGCCGCCCGCGGGCTGCTGCTGCCGTTGGACGACCTCGCCGAGGACCTCGCGCTCACCGCGGACGACTTCATCCGGCCGGTGTGGGACGCCGGCATCTACGCGGGGGAGCGGTACGGCATCCCGCTGGACGTGCACCCGCTCGGGTTCTTCTGCAACACCGCGGTCATGGCCGACGCCGGCCTCGACCCCGCGGACCCGCCGATGGACCGCGCGTCGTACGAGGCGGCGCTCGATGCGCTCCTGGCGCACGGGGTGGCGGGGCACTGGATGAGCCCGCACACCTTCACGGGCGGGCAGACCCTGCAGTCGCTCATCTGGCAGTTCGGCGGCGACCTGCTCGACGCCGACGGCGCCACCGCCGCCTGGGCGCAGGACGAGGGCGTCGAGGCGCTGTCCTGGATGGTCGACGCCGTGCACCGCGGCTGGAGCGCCCGCGACGTGGGGCAGGACGCCGACATCATCGCCCTGCAGAACGGGCAGGCCGCGTTCAACTGGAACGGCATCTGGTCGATCAACACGCTCGACGAGATCAGCGGCCTCGAGTGGGACGTCCGGCGGCTGCCCCGGATCGGGAGCGTCGACGCCGCGTGGGCCGGGTCGCACAACTTCGTGCTGACCAAGCAGAAGGGCACGACGGACGACCAGCTCGAGGCCGCCCGCACGTTCGTGAACTGGGTGTCGCAGCAGTCCGCGGCGTGGGCCGTCGGCGGGCAGGTCCCGGCGCGGCGCTCGGCGCGGGAGTCGGCGGAGTTCCGGGCCCTCGCCCCGCAGGCGGCGATCGCCGAGCAGGCCGACGACCTGCGGTTCCCGCCGTCGATCCCCGGCATCGGCGACGCGATCGGCGAGCTCTACACCGCGCTGAACGAGGCGGTGCTCCTCGTGAAGGAGCCGCGCGAGGCGCTGGCGGACGCGGCGGCGCGCGCGGACCAGGTGCTGGCCGACAACCGCGACCGCTACGGCGCATGA
- a CDS encoding PLP-dependent aspartate aminotransferase family protein has protein sequence MTQHEHDADLSRETLAVTAGRPARAQGAPVNPPVVLSSTYVSQGVPQPGEMMYARGDTETWGPFEATLGALEGSAHPALVLGSGMAAIAAALSLVPHGGRLVLPRHAYQVTLGYARDLAERSDVEVQQVDIADTDAVVAALDPAASPTGRATSLLWVESPTNPMLEVADLPALVAAGHAAGALVAVDNTFATPLVQRPLEHGADVVVHSVTKCLAGHSDVVLGAVLTDDAALREQLHGYRTVHGAIAGPFEVYLALRGIRTLALRVERAQRTALDLAQRLAAHPGVVEVRHPGLPGDPGHERATAQMAGYGSIIGLRPAGGAAGADAVVAALRLWVPATSLGGVESSIERRRRFATESPTVPEDLLRLSVGIEDVEDLWRDLDRALRG, from the coding sequence GTGACCCAGCACGAGCACGACGCCGACCTGTCCCGCGAGACCCTCGCCGTGACGGCGGGCCGCCCCGCCCGCGCGCAGGGCGCACCCGTGAACCCCCCGGTGGTGCTGTCCTCGACGTACGTGTCGCAGGGCGTGCCGCAGCCCGGCGAGATGATGTACGCCCGCGGCGACACCGAGACCTGGGGCCCGTTCGAGGCGACGCTCGGCGCGCTGGAGGGCTCGGCGCACCCGGCGCTGGTGCTCGGCTCCGGCATGGCCGCGATCGCCGCGGCGCTGTCGCTCGTCCCGCACGGCGGCCGGCTGGTCCTCCCCCGGCACGCGTACCAGGTGACGCTGGGCTACGCCCGCGACCTGGCGGAGCGCTCCGACGTCGAGGTGCAGCAGGTCGACATCGCGGACACGGACGCCGTCGTCGCCGCGCTGGACCCGGCCGCGTCCCCCACGGGCCGCGCCACGTCGCTGCTCTGGGTGGAGTCGCCCACCAACCCGATGCTCGAGGTGGCGGACCTGCCGGCGCTGGTCGCCGCGGGCCACGCCGCCGGTGCGCTGGTGGCCGTGGACAACACGTTCGCGACGCCGCTCGTGCAGCGCCCGCTGGAGCACGGGGCGGACGTCGTCGTGCACTCGGTGACCAAGTGCCTCGCGGGGCACAGCGACGTCGTGCTCGGCGCGGTGCTCACCGACGACGCGGCCCTGCGGGAGCAGCTGCACGGCTACCGCACGGTGCACGGCGCGATCGCCGGCCCGTTCGAGGTCTACCTGGCCCTGCGCGGCATCCGCACCCTCGCGCTGCGCGTCGAGCGCGCGCAGCGCACCGCCCTCGACCTGGCGCAGCGGCTCGCGGCGCACCCCGGCGTCGTCGAGGTGCGGCACCCCGGCCTCCCCGGCGACCCCGGCCACGAGCGCGCGACCGCGCAGATGGCGGGATACGGCTCGATCATCGGGCTGCGCCCGGCGGGCGGGGCGGCCGGCGCGGACGCGGTCGTCGCCGCGCTGCGGCTGTGGGTCCCCGCGACGAGCCTCGGCGGCGTGGAGTCGAGCATCGAGCGCCGCCGCCGGTTCGCCACCGAGTCGCCGACGGTGCCGGAGGACCTGCTGCGGCTGAGCGTCGGCATCGAGGACGTCGAGGACCTCTGGCGGGACCTGGACCGCGCGCTGCGGGGCTGA
- a CDS encoding substrate-binding domain-containing protein: MSVPGDVAVAGFDDVEESRYVGLTSVAPDLGLLAREAVRLLVRRVEDPAVAPAQVVVPFRLRVRASTVG, encoded by the coding sequence CTGTCGGTCCCGGGCGACGTCGCGGTCGCGGGGTTCGACGACGTCGAGGAGTCCCGGTACGTGGGCCTCACGTCCGTCGCGCCGGACCTCGGGCTGCTCGCCCGGGAGGCGGTCCGGCTGCTGGTGCGGCGGGTGGAGGACCCGGCCGTCGCGCCGGCGCAGGTCGTCGTCCCGTTCCGGCTGCGGGTCCGCGCGAGCACGGTGGGGTAG
- a CDS encoding D-alanine--D-alanine ligase family protein — protein MSSLPEPVSGPAASAASRPRVLVLFGGRSSEHAISCATAGAVLRAIDRERYDVLPIGITPQGRWVRVADDPDRWAIVDGRLPEVEAVPEQVLLPQEVGSRELQVIEPGSPAVDLGAVDVVLPLLHGPFGEDGTLQGMLELADVRYVGAGVLASAVGMDKHFMKVVLAGAGLPVGPFVTLRGDDLETDRDGVRARIEALGLPLFVKPARAGSSIGITRVVDPADLPAAVAAAQEHDPKVVVEAGIVGREIECAVLGGRGGARPRASLPGEIVVTDATHGFYDFEAKYLDEAAVQLSCPADLPEDVIARVQDVAVRTFEAVDGEGLGRVDVFVTPGGEVVVNEINTMPGFTPFSMYPRMWQQSGLSYADLLDELLQLALERPTGLR, from the coding sequence ATGTCCAGCCTCCCTGAGCCCGTGTCCGGGCCTGCCGCGTCCGCCGCCAGCCGCCCCCGGGTGCTCGTGCTGTTCGGGGGCCGCTCGAGCGAGCACGCCATCTCCTGCGCCACCGCCGGGGCCGTGCTCCGCGCGATCGACCGGGAGCGGTACGACGTGCTGCCGATCGGCATCACCCCGCAGGGCCGGTGGGTGCGCGTCGCCGACGACCCGGACCGCTGGGCCATCGTCGACGGCCGGCTGCCCGAGGTCGAGGCCGTGCCCGAGCAGGTCCTGCTCCCGCAGGAGGTCGGCTCGCGGGAGCTGCAGGTCATCGAGCCCGGGTCGCCCGCCGTCGACCTCGGCGCCGTCGACGTCGTCCTGCCGCTGCTGCACGGCCCGTTCGGGGAGGACGGGACGCTCCAGGGCATGCTCGAGCTCGCCGACGTCCGGTACGTCGGCGCGGGTGTGCTGGCCTCCGCCGTGGGCATGGACAAGCACTTCATGAAGGTCGTCCTCGCCGGCGCCGGCCTGCCCGTCGGGCCGTTCGTCACCCTGCGCGGCGACGACCTGGAGACCGACCGGGACGGCGTGCGGGCGCGGATCGAGGCGCTCGGCCTGCCGCTGTTCGTCAAGCCGGCCCGCGCCGGGTCCAGCATCGGCATCACCCGGGTCGTCGACCCCGCCGACCTGCCCGCCGCCGTCGCCGCCGCCCAGGAGCACGACCCGAAGGTCGTGGTCGAGGCCGGCATCGTCGGGCGCGAGATCGAGTGCGCCGTCCTCGGCGGCCGCGGCGGCGCGCGCCCCCGGGCGTCCCTGCCGGGCGAGATCGTCGTCACCGACGCGACCCACGGGTTCTACGACTTCGAGGCCAAGTACCTCGACGAGGCGGCGGTCCAGCTGTCGTGCCCCGCCGACCTGCCCGAGGACGTCATCGCCCGCGTGCAGGACGTCGCCGTGCGGACCTTCGAGGCCGTCGACGGCGAGGGGCTCGGGCGCGTCGACGTGTTCGTCACGCCCGGCGGCGAGGTGGTCGTCAACGAGATCAACACCATGCCGGGGTTCACGCCGTTCTCGATGTACCCCCGGATGTGGCAGCAGAGCGGGCTGTCCTACGCCGACCTGCTGGACGAGCTGCTGCAGCTCGCGCTCGAGCGGCCGACCGGGCTGCGCTGA